From Pyrenophora tritici-repentis strain M4 chromosome 1, whole genome shotgun sequence, the proteins below share one genomic window:
- a CDS encoding thioredoxin: MSEEKKGVHNLQSKADFDAAMADHDTLMVLDCFATWCGPCKVIAPQVVKFSEAYPNARFYKIDVDEVPDVAQELGIRAMPTFLFFKGGDKVAEVVGANPKALEAAIQSNIA, encoded by the exons ATGAGCGAAGAAAAGAAGGGCGTACACAACCTCCAGAG CAAGGCGGATTTCGACGCAGCGATGGCCGACCACGACACACTCATGGTCCTCGACTGCTTCGCGACATGGTGCGGCCCTTGTAAAGTGATCGCTCCCCAGGTCGTCAA GTTCTCCGAGGCCTACCCCAACGCGCGCTTCTACAAGATCGACGTCGACGAAGTCCCCGATGTCGCGCAGGAGCTCGGCATCCGCGCCATGCCTACATTCCTGTTCTTCAAGGGCGGTGACAAGGTCGCCGAGGTTGTGGGAGCCAACCCCAAGGCACTCGAGGCCGCTATCCAGAGCAACATCGCATAG